Genomic window (Dolosigranulum savutiense):
TCTAGGTTCAACTAAATTCTGACACCGCTGGAAACAACTACATAAAGTCATTCCTTGAGGTGTCTATCACCTCGATTTACCAAGTGCGGAGTCTATCGATTATTTATAACGGTACGTGATGCGCCCTTTTGTAAGATCATATGGCGACATTTCGACTGTTACTTTATCTCCAGGTAGAATTCGAATATAATTCATACGAATCTTACCTGAAACGTGTGCAAGAATCTCGTGATCATTTTCCAATTCTACTTTAAACATTGCATTGGGTAAGGTC
Coding sequences:
- the infA gene encoding translation initiation factor IF-1 — protein: MAKEDVIEVEGVVVETLPNAMFKVELENDHEILAHVSGKIRMNYIRILPGDKVTVEMSPYDLTKGRITYRYK